The Euphorbia lathyris chromosome 8, ddEupLath1.1, whole genome shotgun sequence genome has a window encoding:
- the LOC136203734 gene encoding vesicle-associated membrane protein 711: MAILFSLVARGSVVLAEFTSTATNASAIARQILEKIPGNDDSHVSYSQDRYIFHVKRTDGLTVLCMADDTAGRRIPFAFLEEIHQRFVRTYGRAVHSAQAYAMNDEFSRVLSQQMEYFTNDPNADRINRLKGEMSQVRNVMIENIDKVLERGDRLELLVDKTTNMQGNTFRFRKQARRFRNTVWWRNVKLTIALIVLLLVIVYVVLAFVCHGLTLPTCL, translated from the exons ATGGCGATCCTTTTCTCGCTGGTGGCCAGAGGATCGGTGGTTCTCGCGGAATTCACTTCGACGGCGACCAATGCAAGCGCGATCGCTAGGCAGATACTGGAGAAGATTCCGGGCAACGATGACAGTCATGTCTCTTATTCTCAAGATCGTTACATTTTTCATGTCAAGCGTACCGATGGCCTAACTGTTCTCTGTATGGCTGACGATACTGCTGGAA GAAGAATTCCTTTTGCATTCCTTGAAGAGATCCATCAGAGATTTGTGAGAACTTATGGCCGTGCTGTTCATTCAGCCCAGGCTTATGCCATGAATGATGAATTTTCAAGGGTTCTGAGCCAACAAATGGAATACTTCACTAATGATCCAAATGCAGACAGGATAAATAGACTAAAAGGAGAAATGAGTCAG GTCCGAAATGTCATGATTGAGAATATAGACAAAGTTTTAGAGAGAGGTGATCGATTGGAACTGCTGGTAGATAAAACTACTAATATGCAAGGAAACACCTTTCGTTTCAGAAAGCAAGCTCGTCGTTTCAGAAACACAGTATGGTGGAGAAACGTCAAGCTTAC GATTGCTTTGATTGTGCTCCTCCTAGTCATTGTCTATGTTGTTCTGGCATTTGTTTGCCATGGACTTACACTACCTACCTGCCTGTAG